The following nucleotide sequence is from uncultured Draconibacterium sp..
ATCCATCGCGGTGGTCTTGTTCTGGAAGTTTACTGGTTTCGCCTATATAACCCGAGGGATCTTCTTCTCCCGGACCATAGCCAATTGTTTCATCCAGATAACGTTGTTTGGCTTCAGGATTAAGATCTTTCATCATTACGGCACCTTCCTCAAAAACTTCGGCTGCGTATCGTGTTTCAAAACCTCGCGTATTGCATATAACTCCCCAATGTGTTTTTCCAAATCCTGCTGTTTCGTATCCAGCATCAGCAAATACCTGTGCAAGTGGGGGTATCGGAAGTTTATCATCCGGAATTCCACGACCATTACGCAAAACACCGGTTTGATTGGCGTATAATCCAAACATCATGGAGTTTCGGCTGGCAATGCACATGGGGGCCTGGCAAACCGCTTCAGTAAAACGCACACCATTTTTTGCCAGTTCATCTAAATTAGGTGTTACTACCACACTTTTTTCAACTCCCAGGGCATCCCAGCGGTGCTGGTCGTCCATTAGGAAAATTATATTTGGGCGTTCCTTTGTTTTTGTCTCAACTTTTGAGGAACAAGAACTAACTATCAATAGGGTTCCAATAAAAAGAACCAACAACACCTTATTATTTATTTTTTTCGCCATGATCATCTTGTTTGCTTTTTAAATTTGGGAACCATTCTTCATCAAAAGACTTTTGCAATCCGTTTAAAATTTCCGTGTACGATTCGTCGTTTGTAAAATGCGTTGTTTCGTAAGGGTCTTTATTTAAGTCCATTAATCGCTCTTCAATTCCAACGGCATCGTACCGAACGTATTTATAGCCGCTTTCATCAACCACCATTCTACTTACTTCCCCTTCAACAGCAAGCGTTTTACGCCACTCTGTTTTTTTTCCTTCAAACAATGGTTTTAAACTTCTGCCTCTTGGATCAGCCAGTGCTTCAATACCTGCATAATCGCAAACCGTTGGCAAGAGATCTAAACCATTCGAAACCAAGCTAGTGGTATTTACTTGACCCTCCGGGATATGTCCTTTCCACATGGCGGCAAAAGGAATGTTTGCCGATTCCTCGTACAAAACTGTTTTATGCTCCATTCGGTGCGAGGCATCATTATCGCCATGGTCGCTCGAGAAAATAACCAATGTATTTTCCTCCTGCCCACTTTCTTTTAAGGCATCTAAAATCAGCTGAATTTGAGCGTCCACCATTTCAGTTAATCGCACGTAAGCCCAGCGGTGCATGCGCCACTGTTCATCGGTATAATGCTGGCGAGCATTTATCCTAAACGAACGTCTTTGGAGAAGTGCATTAATTGCTTTGGCTTCATCTTCCTGCGGTTCAAAATTAGGTGGAAGTGGTGGACAATAATTGGCAAAAAATTCCTCGCGATCAATTCCCTCGGGCAACTGCAAAGCTTTATCTAAGGTTTCAACTTCTGTTTTGCCATGTTCTAATAAACGCTGTGTCTGTTCTCCTTCTGCAAAATCGCGAATGGCCATGTAACAAATATCATGCGGGTTTATTAGCGACACGATCATAAAATACGGTTTATCGTGTTCCGCTTTTATGTGGTTTGCAGCTTCTATCGCCAATATATCTCGTTCATCATTTGTAATATCGTTAAACCCTAAAGCTTTTGGAGTTAATGAAGGAGGTAAATGTTCCTTCCCGCCAAATATGATATCGTAACCAGCATTTTTCAGGAATGCAGCAATCGTGGTTGACTTTACGGTTTCGCTCACCTCAGGGATTTTCATTGCTCCCGCATTTTCGCGCGCCTGATTTCCATTTTTATCGTAAAAATATCCCGGAAATCTTCCAGTCATCATACTCACTCTAGCTGGCGAACATACCGGATTGGTAGTGTACGCTCTTGTAAAACGGATACCGTTATTGGCAATATAATCCATTGCCGGTGTTTGAAGGTATTTGTTACCCGAACAACTCATCATTGTTTCGCTCTGCTGGTCCGTATAAATGTAAATAATGTTTGGTCGTTGCGGTGTTTTTGTTTCAACTTTTGAGGAACATGAACTAAACAGTACTAAAATTCCTATTACCACAATTCCAAAATTCAAAGTTCTATTATATCGTTTAGTCATAACGAACCACTTTAATCAGTTTCATAGTTTACCTTTCTTCCAACTCAAAAATAGATAACCAACAAGTATATTTTTTTCGATATTGTGCTATTTCTTTCACTATTGTACCAAGTTTCGTTTTTGAACTCTATTTCACCTATTAAAAAGTCAGGCAGAACATTAATTGTGGATTTTAGAAAACTGAATTAAGTTTACAAAGGGATAAATTCATTGTGAAAAATTCAAAAAAAAGGGAGTTACGTTTTTCAACATAAACTCCCCCTTAGCGTCTAACTAACCAAACTAATGCACTTGACAGTAACAAGTACAACTATTCCTATACTATTAATCCTGCGATGTTAGTAGTTCAAAGGGCTCAAACAAACCGTAATCGTTTATAAAATATTTATTAAACGAAGGTTGATGAGTTGGTGCATAGTTCCAGCCTTGCGGGCCGTAAATCCACTTTTTATTTTCAGTAAAAAATTCACCAAAAGTATTTTTTAAACTTCCCACAATTCTTACCGTAACTTCATTCTCGCCATCTTTTAGAAATTGAGTAATGTTTAATTCTTCAGGTGCAAATGCTATAATTCCAACATGGTTATTGTTTACCAATACCTCGGCAACTGTTCCATTCCATTTATTTAGTTTCACTTTGAAGTCATTTATTCCTTTTTGAATATTGTATTTTTTAGTGTATGAAACTTTATTGGAATAAAAAATATAACCATCATTTTTCCATGATCCCATTTCAGAAAGTTTACCCTTGGTTATTTCAAAGCCAACATCACGAGGTTGAACCTTAAATTCTCCAACAATATAGACTGGCATAACTTCTGCAAAAATCGACATTCTGGGTGCAGTTAAGGTAATGGTATTTTGTCCGGGTTTTAAATAATTTCCGATTTGATAAATCGGAAAATCCTTTTCAATCCAATATTGTCCAGTTTCTTTTTCAACAATAGTTCCGTTAATGCTAACCGACCAAAGTTCGGGGCGTTCAACCACCGCTTTCACTCCAGCAAGTGATGAAATATCAACACCATCAGCAATTTGAAAATGATAGTATACGTTAAAACCTGTTTCTTCTCCAAATTTGTCGAGGTCAACATAATTCTGTTTATACTGGATTTTATGCTGCCAGGGATTTCCAAGATCCATCCCATTACCCTTGAAAAGAGACACAAGCGCATCCATAAAATAAGCATCTTTCACCTCTTTTTTTGGTGTTTTCAGGTCGAGGTATAAAATGGGCAACACATTATCTGTTTCGGGCGAGATACTTGTGTTCCCGTATTTTTCAACTACTTTCCAATTGGATTTTTCGCTCGCCAAGTCAGGTTCTTTTTCTACTTTTTCGGAAACAAAATACATGGCACTGCCAACGGGTTCCAGAGACACTTCAAAAATAACTTTATCGGCTACCTTGTTTGCGTTCACCAAATTGGTTTTTCCACTATTCAAATCCATTATTACCACACTTTTACCCACTGCGGAAACCTTTGCATTTGATTTATTTTGACGGTCGGAGTTCACAAAAAACAGCAACTGACCATCATTTAGGATACGGCGCTGATGGAATAATTCTCCCCCATTTTTTTCTTCCTGAATTGAAAAATCTTCTTTAGCAAGCAATTCTCCAGCAAGTGGTTCATCCATATTTCTGGCACTTAACCACAAATCCGGATGTTTGTTTTCCAGATTTTTTGCTTCATTGCTGATTCGGCCATCAACTCTTGTAATTTTATCTGTAAAAGATAGAACTTTGCCACCAGATGCCAGATATTTTTCAAGTAAATCAAAAGTGCTGCGATCAATGTTTTCCATACTTGCCGGTATAACAACCAGATCGTACGCCCTTTTTCCTACCACCAGGTTATTATTGTTTATACTCCCTAACGTTTTCAACACCTGTTCTGAGCCAAGATCGTATTCGATGTGTTTTCTTTCCAGGAGATAAACAAAATATTTAAAATCGTGCTGAATTGAATCAACGGTTGGATGATTTTTTGTTCTTGAAAAATACATCCAGGCAGAAGTATTGGGCTGTAACACCAAAGTGCTATTTATTTGCTCTCCTGCCGACATGGCCATACTTATGCGTCCGATATAATCGCCCATTTTTTTATAGCTGTTCCACCAAGGCTCGTGATAAGAAAAGGATGGGGGGTAATCGAATTTGCGTACTCCCTTTAAACTGTAGTACGATAAATGCTGGTTCACAAAGTTTACGCCTAGCACTCCTTGCCAGTCTACCAGTTGTTTGTATTTTTTGAAGTCCATATCCCAACCGCCACCTCCGTAAGTTTCACTAAGGGTTCTGTTCCGGCCAGCCTGATTTGCTGTACTTAACAACTCGCGCACGGCACGTGCATTCCCAAATTGACCTCCCTGTCCTTTTGAGGTCAATTCATTCCCTAACATATCGACTCCGGGCTGTTGATGCCAGATATAGAATGCTGCTTCATCAAATCCATGCGTAGGTTTTGGCCAACCGTGTTCCCAATAATGACCAGTCCATGCCAAATTATTCTCTTCGCAGTAAACCGACCAGGGTTTTGCCCAGCGGTCAACAAACATTTCCAAAAGTGTTTCGTGATAGTCGTGGCGGACTTTTTTCCAATCGCCCACTTCCTCTGTTAATGCTACCAGGTTTATACGCAAGTCGTAGCCCCATCGCTCTTTAAAAACATCCCATAAATCAGGCGTCCAACGAAAGGCAGTACCCTTGCTCATTGCCGCTTCAAGGTTTGGTTCGTCGGTAAAAATGCCGGGTAGCGTAGTACCAAAATCTTTCTGATTGTACTTTTCATAGCCCTGCATGGTAACATCCATAAATTTCTTGGTTACTCCTTTGTACAATAAATCAACATATGTTTTTCCACCATACCAAAACGATTTTGCGGGGAAAGTTCGTTTAAAAACATAGTACTGTCCTTGTTTCCCTTTCTCTGCTTCCAGGTTGCTTACTTCTTCAAACCTGTCTCCAACTTGTTTTAATACTACCTCAATAGTATCCGAAATTTCAATATTAAAAGCATCCAACGTTTCAACACTCAACCCTGTACCATGCTGATAAGAATCAGGCATTTGTTCCGGAACATGACCTCCGGCAAAACCCGATGGATAAGAATTTTCATCGTAAATCCAAACTTTCATTCCTAACTCTTTTCCTTTTTGAACTGTATAATCAAAAAGCTGGTGCCAATCTTCTGAAATATATTCGGTGATTAATCCTGGACGGGGATGAACAAAAACACCTCCTATTCCGGCTTTGTTAAATTCTTCCATTTGAAATGAAATACCTTCTTTGGTAATTAAGTCATTCCAATCCCAAAGTGGTGCACTGCGGTATTCGGAGGGGGGATTTACAAACCAATCTTTTAAAAGAACATAGTTATTAATTTCAGATGAACTTTGTTCAATATCCTTTCTGGACGAACAAGCCGCTAATAAGATGCTGAGTAAAATAAGGATGCCAAAGTGTTTCATTTTAGTTGGTTTAAATTAAGATTATTCAGCCTGGTTTTACGTTCTTAATCTATTGCATTATGCACGGTTCGGTTTTAGTCATTATCAGGTGTTCCAAATCAAAGATGCTGCTTTTATCTTGTGTTGTAAATATAACTACTTAAAAGAAAAAAGGCCTGATTACCAACGTCTTAAAACAGCGATTGGAATCAGGCTTTTAAAAATCTATTTAATTAATAACCATCATTTTGAGTCAAATTCTTATTGATTAACCTTTCGGCTTCTGGAATTGGAAACAATGCCTCAAAAGCTTCAAATTTATAATCACCAGGAGTAAAAGGCACTCCCCCTCGGTCAGTCGTTGGATTAGCCCTTTCAACTTCACCATGTGCATTCATGAACACAGCCAACTCCGTTGGGCTCATGGTTCGTTTCAAATCGTACCAGCGATGGTTTTCAAACGCTAATTCAATTCTTCTTTCCTTGAACACTGCTGTTCGGAAAGACTCTTTATCGAGCCCACTTAAAGGAGAAAGCCCCGCTCTGGCACGTAATGAATTTACATATCCATAAATTTCGGTGGTGGGACCTGACTCTTCATTTATTGCTTCTGCCAACATCAACAACACATCGGCATAACGTAATACCGGCCAGTTTGCTCCGGGACGACCTAAAATTGTATGCGGCTGTAAGTACTTAGTTACGTATGGAACAGGAACCCATTCCCCTTCGTTACTGGTATACCCTTCTTTTAATGAAGCGTCTTTTCGTAAATCGCCATCTTCGTATGCTCCCATTATGTCGAGAGTAGGAACATTCCAACCACCACCACTGGTATTGGGAAAAGGAATAACAGCTCCATAGGAGTCTCTTGGATAAAAGCTATAGGTAAAACCACTCCATTCGCCCACATCGGTATCAGCCTGAAATTGAACTTCAAATATCGATTCAATACTATTTTCGTGTGCACCGTCCCATAAATCGGCATAATTATCAAGGATATCGTAGCCTAAAGATTTTACCTGATTTAATGTAGTAACGGCATCGCCATATTTTTTCTGAGTAAGGTACACTTTCCCCAATAAAGCCAAGGCGGCACCTTTGGTTGCCTGCCCCGCCAATGCTTGTGTTGCAGGCAAAGCAGCAGCAGCCGAACTTAGATCACTTTCAATAAATGTATAAACTTCAGAAACCGTAGAACGCGAATAAGTATAGGCCTCTGTTGGAGATGCTATTGGTTCGGTAACAATAATAACATCGCCATAGCACTGCACAAGCTGAAAATAGTAATAGGCACGCATAAACCTTAACTGCCCCTCAAAATTTGCTTTTGCAGTTTCATCAATGTCGGCACTTTTAAGCTTATCTAAGGTGATATTAATATTGCTTAGTCCAGCATACAGCTCATTATACCACTGGGTAATGACCCCGGTATTTGAAACATATTGCCAATATTCAATGGCTTCATAGTTTGGCGCATGTCCTCTCATTATAGGATCAAAATGCAAGGTTGTATTATCAGAGATGTATTCTGTGAGCCAGAATTGTAATGCAATAATCTCTTGCAGACCATCATACACCCCATTAACAGCTTGTTCAAATTGTTTTTCGGTTTGAAAAAATGTACCCTCGGCGAGTTGAGTTGGATCATATTTTTCCAAAAATTCATCTCCGCAAGACACAAATGTCAACCCTAATGCTATGCTTATTACTTTTAATATATTTTTCATTTTTTCGTTCTATTAAGGTTATTAAAATTTAATATTTGCTCCTATTGAAATTGTTCTTGGCACGGGATAGGCTTCATCATCCCGATTAGGTTGCAAATCTCCTGCATCACTTGTTTCCGGATTGCTTCCTGGATATTTGGTAATTAAGAAGAGATTATCGGCATTAATATAAAAACGCGTTTCTTTTAAAACACCAGAGTTTTTAGGGAGTGTATAACCAAGAGTTACTGTTTTCACCCACATATGACTGGCATCCATTATGTAGCGCGAATTAGACTCTCTTTCCCACTTCCAAGTATTTGATGTTGGGATAACTCCGTTACCCGGCTGCTCTGCTGAACGAAATCGATCGGTAGATGCTGCTTGCAAAAGATTGAAGACACCATCCATGTTTAAGGTAGTTTTTTCAATTTGTCTTGACATATCATAATTTTGCATACCGCTAAACAATATATTTAAATCGAATCGCTTATAATCTGCGCCTAAGGTTAAGGCCCATACAAAAGCTGGATGAGGATTTCCAATTTCAACCATATCATCATTTGAATAATCAATTATTCCATTGCCATTCCCGTCGAAATATTTATAAACTCCAGGCACAGCACCATCTTGTGCTGGTGAGTTTGCAATCTCTTCATCGGTTTGGAACATACCGAGAACTTTAAAACCAGTAAACATAGAAACGGGCCTTCCTATTACAGAACGATATCTTTGGTTATAGAAACCACCAGACCACAATTCATTCACATCTTCGTTAATTTCCAATACTTTATTCCGATTGAAAGAAATATTAAAATTACCATGTACGCTAAAATCATTTGTCACTTTTGTTTTATAGTCCAGTGCTAATTCAAGACCTTTATTCTGAACTTTACCAACGTTGGTGAAAGTACTTGTGAATCCTGTTATCACAGGAATACTTACCGGCAACAACATATTATTAGTAATCTTTTTATAAACCTCAGCTGTAAAAATCATTTTGTTATCGAGCAATGATAAATCCAAACCAATATCTAACTGGTTTGATTCTTCCCAGCCAATATTTTTGTTGGCAAATGAATTTAAAACAACTCCAGGAGCATATTGATTCCCCATAATATAACCTGCTGGTGCCAAACTTGCAGAATTTTTATATTCGCCAATGGCATTATTTCCTGTAATACCGTAGCTTCCCCTTAATTTAAGATCGTTAATCCACGAAACATCTTCCATGAATGATTCTTGCGAGACTCTCCAACCAAGAGAAACAGCAGGGAAATTACCCCATTTACTATTCTCCCCAAAACGCGAGCTCCCTTCTCTTCGATAGGACGCAGATACCAAATATTTATTTTGGTAATCATAGTCCAAGCGGGCAAAATAAGCCAACATGCTCCAACTCGATTCAGTCGATGACACAGAGGTTGTTTCTCCTTCTTGCAAAAACCGAATTTGATCATTAGGAAATTTTACGGCATTACCAGCAATTCCTCTGGCAGTAAACTCCTGTGCACTATACCCAATTAGCGCATTAAAAGAGTGATCTTCTACTACTTTTGCATAACTCAAAAGCTGATCGGCTGCAATATTAATAAATTCATTATACCCTTCATTTAATACTGCATTCTGTGCTGGAGGTTTATTCCAGGGCGTACCGGCAAGGGTTGAAGGTCGGAAATCATTCATGCGTTCGTTGCTTAATGAGGCATTAAATGATGACTTAAATTTAAAATCCTTTAAAAAGGACATTTCAACAAAGCCATTGGTTTTAAAAGTATTGGTAAATCTTTCCCGCTTATGTTCTTTTAGTTCCATCACAGGATTTGCAGTTCCAAAAGTGCCATCCTCCCCTCCAATATAAGGGTTAAATGTACCATCCTCATTGTATACAGGAAATCTTGGGTCGGCCCATAATGCTTTTCCCGCTGCATCATTTCTATTTCGAATATTTGTATAGCTTTCTTCGGTACGCGAACCTACCAAATTTAAGCCCATTGTGATGTGTTCATTAAATTCTCCCAACACATTTGCACGCACATTAAATCGCTCGAATCCGGTATATTTAAGGGCACCTTCCTGGTTTAAATAACTAGCAGAAACTAATGATTTTATTTTGCCGGTACCAGATGACAGCGTAAGGTTATAATTTTGAACAGGTGCATTATCATTCAAGACTTCGTCTAACCAGTTTGTTGAGTATGCTGTTTGTTCAGGATATCTGAGACCTTCCGGCACTTCTTCCAATGCAGGCTCCCTGCCTTCGAAGTAGCGTATTTTATCCATGAAACGATCTTTCAGGAATGTAGCAAACTCAACTCCATTCATCATTTCAATCCTTCTACTATCAGGTAAGTTTTGAAAACCATAGCTTGCTATTGCTGTTAAAGACACTTCTCCCTTTTTGGCATTTTTTGTTTTAATCAATACAACTCCGTTTGACCCTCTTGCTCCATAGATAGCAGTTGAAGCGGCATCCTTTAATATCGAAATACTCTCGATATCATTCGGATTAAGGTCCTGACCAACTGATGTACCAACAGCAAAACCATCGACTACATAAAGCGGTGAACTACCTGCTCCTAATGATCCAACTCCACGAATTACAACATTCATCTCTTCTCCAGGTCTTCCTGATGTTTGTTTAACAACTACACCCGCAGCCTGTCCTTGCAACATTCTGGATGCATTTGAGGATGGTCTATCTTTCAAGTTTTCAACATCAACCACTGAGATTGCAGATGTAATGTCGCTCTTTCTTTTTGTGCCATAACCAATTGCTACAACCTCTTCCAGCCCAATAGCATCAACTGTCATGGTTACATCAATTGTAGTTTGTGTCCCAACTGCAATTTCCTTCGATTGCATACCTACAAATGAATAAACAAGGATAGCCTCTTCAGAGATGTTCGGGATGGAATAGTTACCGTCTATATTAGTAACTGTCCCGTTTGTTGTTCCTTTAATGATTACTGTTACGCCGGGTAGTGGTTGCCCCGTGTCATCGCTTACTGTTCCGCTCACTGATTTTTGTTGTTGAGAAACAGATTTTGAATTAGTGTTGCTATCCAAATAGCCACCAGAAGCTAAGGAAACCATACTCATCATCATTAAAATAAGTAAAGTCTTCGTTACCTTAATTGTTTTGACCCATAGAACACTTTGGTTCCATGAAAAAAAGTTTTTCTTTTGTTTCATAAGATTAGAATTGAATTAAAATTTCATGTTTTAGTCTCGATTCGATTTGGAGGAAGTGGTAGGACACTTCCTCTTTTTTTAAAGTTTTATATCATAAGCTGTTTTTATCAGATAATTTTGTTTATTCATAATGAACAGGAATTCTTAATTGAATTCTCATTCTCACTTTGCCTCAGCAAATCTTCACTACTTTTACCTTCATTAAGTGCCCCAACTTTTCAATCTTATCGGCAATATGTCCAACACCAATAGCACAATGGTGGGCAGGCCCTTGTTTCGACCACTGATTCATAAATTCTTTGGCTCTAATAGAAAATCGGTAGCGACTGTTTGTATTTCCAATTTGCAGAATGGGGCCTTCTACCGACTCGCCTTCGGCAACCAGTAAGAATACCTCATCCTTCCCTTCAACAACCGAAAGAATAGTTACAGGACCATGTTTTACAGTCATTTGTATGGATAGCCCTTTCCCTGGCTTGCCATGATAAATGGGGAGTGGCACCAACTGAACATTTCCTTCGGCAATGGCAAAGTGTGCAGGACCGTCGTGCCCTAACATTACAATATCGTCGTTAAAATCCATTGCATAGAATTCGGAGAAAGAACCTCCAACACCAAAGGAGTCCATAATTTTCATGGCTTGTGCATTTTTTACTTCGCACTCGCCGGCAACCGGAATATTTTTACCTGTAAGCAAAGTATTTCCGGCAATAACAGAAGTTACAATATTTTCGTAATCGTTTCCGGATTCGCCTTCGTAATAGTAAGCCATTGAACCCAATTTGTGAGCCTCAACCAATTTATCCAATGCCACAGAAGTTCGGGCAGCCCGTTCAATTTCTTCCTGTTCGCAAGCGTCAACCACTTCAAAATTGGTGTGGAATTCTTTAATCTTC
It contains:
- a CDS encoding sulfatase-like hydrolase/transferase; the encoded protein is MTKRYNRTLNFGIVVIGILVLFSSCSSKVETKTPQRPNIIYIYTDQQSETMMSCSGNKYLQTPAMDYIANNGIRFTRAYTTNPVCSPARVSMMTGRFPGYFYDKNGNQARENAGAMKIPEVSETVKSTTIAAFLKNAGYDIIFGGKEHLPPSLTPKALGFNDITNDERDILAIEAANHIKAEHDKPYFMIVSLINPHDICYMAIRDFAEGEQTQRLLEHGKTEVETLDKALQLPEGIDREEFFANYCPPLPPNFEPQEDEAKAINALLQRRSFRINARQHYTDEQWRMHRWAYVRLTEMVDAQIQLILDALKESGQEENTLVIFSSDHGDNDASHRMEHKTVLYEESANIPFAAMWKGHIPEGQVNTTSLVSNGLDLLPTVCDYAGIEALADPRGRSLKPLFEGKKTEWRKTLAVEGEVSRMVVDESGYKYVRYDAVGIEERLMDLNKDPYETTHFTNDESYTEILNGLQKSFDEEWFPNLKSKQDDHGEKNK
- a CDS encoding RagB/SusD family nutrient uptake outer membrane protein — protein: MKNILKVISIALGLTFVSCGDEFLEKYDPTQLAEGTFFQTEKQFEQAVNGVYDGLQEIIALQFWLTEYISDNTTLHFDPIMRGHAPNYEAIEYWQYVSNTGVITQWYNELYAGLSNINITLDKLKSADIDETAKANFEGQLRFMRAYYYFQLVQCYGDVIIVTEPIASPTEAYTYSRSTVSEVYTFIESDLSSAAAALPATQALAGQATKGAALALLGKVYLTQKKYGDAVTTLNQVKSLGYDILDNYADLWDGAHENSIESIFEVQFQADTDVGEWSGFTYSFYPRDSYGAVIPFPNTSGGGWNVPTLDIMGAYEDGDLRKDASLKEGYTSNEGEWVPVPYVTKYLQPHTILGRPGANWPVLRYADVLLMLAEAINEESGPTTEIYGYVNSLRARAGLSPLSGLDKESFRTAVFKERRIELAFENHRWYDLKRTMSPTELAVFMNAHGEVERANPTTDRGGVPFTPGDYKFEAFEALFPIPEAERLINKNLTQNDGY
- a CDS encoding glycosyl hydrolase; translation: MKHFGILILLSILLAACSSRKDIEQSSSEINNYVLLKDWFVNPPSEYRSAPLWDWNDLITKEGISFQMEEFNKAGIGGVFVHPRPGLITEYISEDWHQLFDYTVQKGKELGMKVWIYDENSYPSGFAGGHVPEQMPDSYQHGTGLSVETLDAFNIEISDTIEVVLKQVGDRFEEVSNLEAEKGKQGQYYVFKRTFPAKSFWYGGKTYVDLLYKGVTKKFMDVTMQGYEKYNQKDFGTTLPGIFTDEPNLEAAMSKGTAFRWTPDLWDVFKERWGYDLRINLVALTEEVGDWKKVRHDYHETLLEMFVDRWAKPWSVYCEENNLAWTGHYWEHGWPKPTHGFDEAAFYIWHQQPGVDMLGNELTSKGQGGQFGNARAVRELLSTANQAGRNRTLSETYGGGGWDMDFKKYKQLVDWQGVLGVNFVNQHLSYYSLKGVRKFDYPPSFSYHEPWWNSYKKMGDYIGRISMAMSAGEQINSTLVLQPNTSAWMYFSRTKNHPTVDSIQHDFKYFVYLLERKHIEYDLGSEQVLKTLGSINNNNLVVGKRAYDLVVIPASMENIDRSTFDLLEKYLASGGKVLSFTDKITRVDGRISNEAKNLENKHPDLWLSARNMDEPLAGELLAKEDFSIQEEKNGGELFHQRRILNDGQLLFFVNSDRQNKSNAKVSAVGKSVVIMDLNSGKTNLVNANKVADKVIFEVSLEPVGSAMYFVSEKVEKEPDLASEKSNWKVVEKYGNTSISPETDNVLPILYLDLKTPKKEVKDAYFMDALVSLFKGNGMDLGNPWQHKIQYKQNYVDLDKFGEETGFNVYYHFQIADGVDISSLAGVKAVVERPELWSVSINGTIVEKETGQYWIEKDFPIYQIGNYLKPGQNTITLTAPRMSIFAEVMPVYIVGEFKVQPRDVGFEITKGKLSEMGSWKNDGYIFYSNKVSYTKKYNIQKGINDFKVKLNKWNGTVAEVLVNNNHVGIIAFAPEELNITQFLKDGENEVTVRIVGSLKNTFGEFFTENKKWIYGPQGWNYAPTHQPSFNKYFINDYGLFEPFELLTSQD
- a CDS encoding L-fucose/L-arabinose isomerase family protein, which codes for MTKIGLFGIGLDTYWDQFDGLLDRLKGYQKQLADKVEEFGAEVVDAGLVDSPEKAREAGDFLKTNDVDIVFLYISTYALSSTVLPVAQKLKCPIIMLNIQPVAAIDYEKFNKLGDRGVMTGEWLAHCQACSVPEIANVFNRAGIGYEFITGYLGEQAVWDEMQAWIEAANVAKTMRTNRLGVLGHYYCGMLDVYTDLTKQAAAFGTHIELVEMCEVKKYRDEATDVEVDVKIKEFHTNFEVVDACEQEEIERAARTSVALDKLVEAHKLGSMAYYYEGESGNDYENIVTSVIAGNTLLTGKNIPVAGECEVKNAQAMKIMDSFGVGGSFSEFYAMDFNDDIVMLGHDGPAHFAIAEGNVQLVPLPIYHGKPGKGLSIQMTVKHGPVTILSVVEGKDEVFLLVAEGESVEGPILQIGNTNSRYRFSIRAKEFMNQWSKQGPAHHCAIGVGHIADKIEKLGHLMKVKVVKIC
- a CDS encoding TonB-dependent receptor; the encoded protein is MKQKKNFFSWNQSVLWVKTIKVTKTLLILMMMSMVSLASGGYLDSNTNSKSVSQQQKSVSGTVSDDTGQPLPGVTVIIKGTTNGTVTNIDGNYSIPNISEEAILVYSFVGMQSKEIAVGTQTTIDVTMTVDAIGLEEVVAIGYGTKRKSDITSAISVVDVENLKDRPSSNASRMLQGQAAGVVVKQTSGRPGEEMNVVIRGVGSLGAGSSPLYVVDGFAVGTSVGQDLNPNDIESISILKDAASTAIYGARGSNGVVLIKTKNAKKGEVSLTAIASYGFQNLPDSRRIEMMNGVEFATFLKDRFMDKIRYFEGREPALEEVPEGLRYPEQTAYSTNWLDEVLNDNAPVQNYNLTLSSGTGKIKSLVSASYLNQEGALKYTGFERFNVRANVLGEFNEHITMGLNLVGSRTEESYTNIRNRNDAAGKALWADPRFPVYNEDGTFNPYIGGEDGTFGTANPVMELKEHKRERFTNTFKTNGFVEMSFLKDFKFKSSFNASLSNERMNDFRPSTLAGTPWNKPPAQNAVLNEGYNEFINIAADQLLSYAKVVEDHSFNALIGYSAQEFTARGIAGNAVKFPNDQIRFLQEGETTSVSSTESSWSMLAYFARLDYDYQNKYLVSASYRREGSSRFGENSKWGNFPAVSLGWRVSQESFMEDVSWINDLKLRGSYGITGNNAIGEYKNSASLAPAGYIMGNQYAPGVVLNSFANKNIGWEESNQLDIGLDLSLLDNKMIFTAEVYKKITNNMLLPVSIPVITGFTSTFTNVGKVQNKGLELALDYKTKVTNDFSVHGNFNISFNRNKVLEINEDVNELWSGGFYNQRYRSVIGRPVSMFTGFKVLGMFQTDEEIANSPAQDGAVPGVYKYFDGNGNGIIDYSNDDMVEIGNPHPAFVWALTLGADYKRFDLNILFSGMQNYDMSRQIEKTTLNMDGVFNLLQAASTDRFRSAEQPGNGVIPTSNTWKWERESNSRYIMDASHMWVKTVTLGYTLPKNSGVLKETRFYINADNLFLITKYPGSNPETSDAGDLQPNRDDEAYPVPRTISIGANIKF